A single region of the Rhodospirillales bacterium genome encodes:
- a CDS encoding hemerythrin family protein yields the protein MPYFQWTEAMSVGVESLDTDHKCLVRIINLLDGINRNDDAKRTVQTVLDTLRLYGRFHFRREERVMEAVRFPGAAFHRAEHQGFARYIETLRARYGEQGDPKMARELLDYLTGWLRHHILIQDFAYKPYVADRDLADEMAREAAPVMPNFLELAG from the coding sequence ATGCCATACTTCCAGTGGACCGAGGCGATGAGCGTCGGCGTCGAGTCGCTTGATACCGACCATAAGTGCCTGGTGAGGATCATCAACTTGCTCGACGGAATCAACCGGAACGATGACGCCAAGCGGACGGTGCAGACGGTCCTCGACACGCTGCGGCTTTATGGGCGTTTCCACTTTCGGCGTGAGGAACGGGTGATGGAGGCGGTCCGGTTTCCGGGTGCGGCGTTCCATCGGGCGGAACATCAGGGTTTCGCGCGGTACATCGAGACTCTGCGGGCCCGCTACGGCGAACAGGGCGATCCCAAGATGGCTCGGGAACTGCTCGACTACCTGACCGGGTGGCTGCGCCACCACATCCTGATCCAGGACTTCGCCTACAAGCCCTACGTGGCGGACCGTGATCTGGCAGACGAGATGGCGCGGGAAGCCGCGCCGGTGATGCCGAACTTCCTCGAGCTGGCCGGCTAG
- a CDS encoding peroxiredoxin, whose product MALKVGDAIPNVKLTRMGADGPEGVSTDALFKGRTVAMFGVPGAFTPTCSAKHLPSFVAHADALKSKGVDAIVCTSVNDVFVMDAWGKHNGIDKEIEMVADGDAVLTKAAGLELDLTGKGLGLRCQRFSMLVEDGIVRRLNIDPPGSYDKTSAETMLSQLP is encoded by the coding sequence ATGGCACTGAAAGTGGGCGATGCGATACCGAACGTAAAACTGACCCGGATGGGGGCCGACGGGCCGGAGGGCGTCAGCACGGACGCGCTGTTCAAGGGCCGGACCGTCGCGATGTTCGGGGTTCCGGGCGCCTTTACGCCGACCTGTTCTGCCAAGCACCTGCCGAGCTTCGTCGCCCACGCCGACGCCCTGAAGTCAAAAGGCGTGGACGCCATCGTCTGCACCTCGGTCAACGACGTGTTCGTCATGGACGCGTGGGGCAAGCACAACGGCATCGACAAAGAGATCGAGATGGTGGCCGACGGCGACGCCGTGTTGACCAAGGCGGCGGGTCTGGAACTCGATCTCACCGGCAAGGGGCTGGGGCTACGCTGTCAGCGGTTCTCCATGCTGGTGGAGGACGGGATCGTCAGGCGCCTGAACATCGATCCGCCGGGCTCCTACGACAAGACCAGCGCCGAGACCATGCTGTCTCAGCTGCCGTAG
- a CDS encoding 30S ribosomal protein S18, with amino-acid sequence MTAARRPFFRRRKSCPFSGTNAPKIDYKDIKLLQRFTSERGKIVPSRITAVSAKKQRELARAIKRARYLALLPYVVK; translated from the coding sequence ATGACCGCGGCCCGCCGACCCTTTTTCCGCCGCAGGAAGTCCTGCCCGTTCTCGGGGACGAACGCGCCCAAGATCGACTACAAGGACATCAAGCTGCTGCAGCGGTTCACGTCGGAACGCGGCAAGATCGTTCCCAGTCGGATCACCGCGGTTTCGGCGAAAAAGCAACGGGAACTGGCGCGCGCCATCAAACGCGCGCGGTATCTCGCGCTCCTGCCCTACGTGGTCAAGTAG
- a CDS encoding insulinase family protein, protein MSDIQVSTLANGLRVASDFMPTVETASVGVWVEAGGRDEAPERCGISHLIEHMVFKGTGRRGARAIAEEIENVGGHLNAHTSREYTAYHAKVLKDDLPLAVDIIADIVQNPVMDAEELDRERAVVIQEIMQAEDTPDDIVFDRFQETAFPSQPVGRSILGTPDLIKAIGRDDLITHMHEHYRSSRMVLAASGNLQHDALVALAEDAFAGLSPGHMPKRDPARYVGGDCRDQRDLEQVHVILGFEGVAFHDPDFYALSVLSTVLGGGMSSRLFQEIREKRGLVYSIYSFPTSFADGGVFGIYAGTGETEVTELVPLVCDEMCKVVSDVGEDEVTRARAQIKASILMSLESTSSRCEQLARQLIIFGRPLPIAEIVSCIEAVDVDAVQRVAKRLLSGSPTVTALGPIERMDDYGSVSRRLSP, encoded by the coding sequence ATGAGTGACATCCAGGTGAGCACGCTGGCGAACGGGCTCCGCGTCGCCAGCGACTTCATGCCGACGGTGGAGACGGCATCGGTCGGCGTGTGGGTCGAGGCGGGCGGACGCGACGAGGCCCCCGAGCGCTGCGGCATCTCGCACCTGATCGAGCACATGGTGTTCAAGGGCACCGGGCGTCGCGGCGCCCGGGCGATCGCCGAGGAGATCGAGAACGTCGGCGGGCACCTGAATGCCCATACGTCGCGGGAGTACACCGCCTATCATGCCAAGGTCCTGAAGGACGATCTTCCGCTGGCCGTCGATATCATCGCCGACATCGTCCAGAACCCGGTGATGGACGCGGAGGAGTTGGATCGCGAACGGGCGGTGGTCATCCAGGAGATCATGCAGGCCGAGGACACCCCCGATGACATCGTGTTCGACCGGTTCCAGGAGACCGCCTTCCCGAGCCAGCCGGTCGGCCGCTCGATCCTCGGCACGCCGGACCTGATCAAGGCGATCGGGCGCGATGACCTGATCACCCACATGCACGAACACTATCGGTCGTCGCGCATGGTGTTGGCGGCCTCCGGCAATCTCCAGCATGACGCGCTCGTGGCTTTGGCCGAGGACGCCTTCGCCGGTCTCTCTCCCGGCCACATGCCGAAACGGGATCCGGCGCGCTATGTGGGCGGCGATTGCCGCGACCAGCGCGACCTGGAGCAGGTGCACGTCATCCTCGGCTTCGAGGGCGTCGCCTTCCACGACCCCGACTTCTACGCGCTGTCGGTGCTGTCGACCGTCCTCGGCGGAGGCATGTCATCGCGTCTGTTTCAGGAGATCCGGGAGAAGCGCGGGCTGGTCTACAGCATCTACTCGTTCCCCACCTCATTCGCGGACGGGGGGGTGTTCGGCATCTACGCCGGGACCGGCGAAACCGAGGTGACGGAGCTGGTTCCGCTGGTGTGCGACGAGATGTGCAAGGTGGTGTCCGACGTGGGCGAGGACGAAGTGACCCGGGCCCGCGCCCAGATCAAGGCCAGCATTCTCATGTCGCTGGAGAGCACGTCGTCCCGTTGCGAGCAACTGGCGCGCCAGCTTATCATTTTCGGCCGTCCGCTGCCGATCGCCGAGATCGTCAGCTGCATCGAGGCGGTGGACGTGGACGCCGTGCAGCGGGTAGCGAAACGGCTGCTTTCCGGCTCGCCGACCGTCACCGCCCTCGGCCCCATCGAGCGCATGGACGATTACGGCTCCGTCTCCCGTCGTCTCAGTCCGTGA
- the cadA gene encoding cadmium-translocating P-type ATPase, producing MPRRSSCRCPVSGTHGSKPVAGTTPLSPDTASTFPDDLDVNPVALVGGATRSRALPACRHCGTAVPEGRVPGREGQDGPFCCSGCEAAFALIRGLGLDGYYRRRSLDPDQRPLIPDADAAPVDYASYVRRESDGISSLHLMIEGLHCAACVWLIESVLGRQTGVISARVNMTTRRLALRWNDHRNDAETLVAAVARLGYRLVPYDPTLIGRDGERRETQLLRALAVAGFAAGNVMLSVAVWAGHAQGMGEATRGLLHWISALIALPAVAYAGVPFFRSALGALRGGHVNMDVPISLAVILAAGMSLHEVAVGAEHAYFDSAVTLLFFLLVGRYLDHRARGRARSAAEHLLALGASAVTVIDDDGSRRLLTPAQVRPGLRALAAAGDRIAVDGRVVDGDSDVDTSLIDGETVPTAVAPGAHVFAGTINVSGPLVIEITAVGENTLLAEIARQVEAAEQGRSRYVAVADRLARLYAPVVHGAAAVTFLGWWLYAGVPWQSALLTAIAVLIITCPCALALAVPAVQVIATGRLLRKGILVTSATALERLATADTIVFDKTGTLTGGRPRLDRSASAFDRDDLALAASLAHSSRHVLARAVVRAAEATGIAASPATGVREVSGRGLEWDGDAGTVRLGSRAFVGVADDRSATGTELWLTRPGAPPIRFGFVDPPRCDAAAVVSALAAKGSSLAILSGDREAAASAVAVAVGIADWRASCLPADKCRRLGELAAAGRRVAMVGDGLNDAPALAAAHVSLSPSTAVDLARTAADVIFQGARLAPVLECLEVARRAYRLVRQNFALALLYNVVTVPLAVAGLVTPLVAAIAMSASSLAVIANALRLNRTNF from the coding sequence ATGCCGAGGAGGTCATCCTGCCGCTGCCCGGTCAGTGGGACGCACGGATCGAAGCCCGTCGCCGGGACGACGCCTTTGTCGCCAGATACCGCTTCAACGTTCCCTGACGACTTGGACGTTAACCCCGTAGCGCTGGTCGGCGGCGCGACGCGGTCGCGTGCGCTGCCGGCCTGTCGCCACTGCGGCACCGCCGTTCCGGAGGGCCGCGTTCCGGGCAGGGAAGGTCAGGATGGCCCCTTCTGTTGCTCCGGCTGCGAGGCGGCATTCGCGCTCATCCGCGGTCTCGGCTTGGACGGCTACTACCGCCGCCGGTCGCTCGACCCCGACCAGCGGCCGCTGATCCCGGACGCCGACGCCGCACCCGTCGACTACGCGTCCTACGTCCGCCGCGAGAGCGACGGCATCTCGTCCTTGCACCTCATGATCGAGGGCCTGCATTGCGCCGCCTGCGTCTGGTTGATCGAGTCCGTGCTCGGGCGCCAGACGGGTGTCATTTCCGCCCGCGTCAACATGACCACCCGGCGGCTGGCGCTGCGTTGGAACGACCATCGGAATGATGCCGAGACCCTGGTTGCCGCGGTCGCCCGCCTTGGGTACCGGCTGGTTCCTTATGATCCGACCCTGATCGGCCGGGACGGCGAGCGGCGCGAGACCCAGTTGCTGCGCGCCCTGGCGGTGGCCGGCTTCGCCGCCGGCAACGTCATGCTGTCCGTCGCCGTGTGGGCCGGGCATGCGCAGGGAATGGGGGAGGCGACGCGCGGCCTGCTGCACTGGATTTCGGCGCTGATCGCGCTGCCGGCCGTTGCCTATGCCGGCGTCCCTTTCTTCCGTTCGGCGCTCGGCGCGCTTCGCGGCGGTCACGTCAACATGGACGTGCCGATCTCGCTCGCCGTCATTCTGGCAGCGGGGATGAGCCTGCACGAGGTCGCAGTCGGTGCCGAGCACGCCTACTTCGATTCGGCGGTGACGCTCCTGTTCTTCCTGCTCGTCGGCCGCTACCTGGATCATCGCGCCCGAGGCCGCGCCCGCTCGGCGGCGGAGCACCTTCTTGCCCTCGGCGCGTCGGCGGTCACCGTCATCGACGATGACGGGTCACGACGGCTGCTGACGCCGGCGCAGGTGCGGCCCGGGCTGCGAGCGCTGGCCGCCGCCGGCGACCGCATCGCTGTCGACGGCCGGGTGGTCGATGGCGACAGCGACGTGGACACCAGCCTCATCGACGGCGAAACCGTGCCGACCGCGGTGGCGCCGGGTGCGCACGTATTCGCCGGGACCATCAATGTCAGCGGCCCGCTGGTCATCGAAATCACCGCTGTCGGCGAAAACACCCTCCTCGCCGAAATCGCCCGTCAGGTCGAAGCGGCGGAGCAGGGGCGCAGCCGCTACGTCGCCGTCGCCGACCGCCTCGCCCGGCTGTACGCGCCGGTGGTGCACGGGGCGGCCGCCGTCACCTTCCTCGGCTGGTGGCTTTATGCGGGCGTCCCTTGGCAATCCGCGCTGCTGACCGCCATCGCCGTGCTGATCATCACCTGTCCGTGCGCTCTGGCGCTCGCGGTCCCGGCCGTTCAAGTCATCGCCACGGGGCGGTTGCTGCGAAAGGGCATTCTGGTCACCTCGGCGACGGCGCTGGAGCGCCTGGCGACCGCCGACACCATCGTGTTCGACAAGACCGGCACCTTGACCGGGGGCCGGCCACGGCTGGATCGTTCTGCGAGCGCGTTCGACCGCGACGATCTGGCGCTGGCGGCCAGCCTTGCGCACTCGAGCCGCCACGTCCTCGCCCGCGCCGTGGTGCGCGCCGCCGAGGCGACCGGCATTGCCGCCTCGCCGGCGACCGGCGTGCGCGAAGTGTCGGGACGCGGCCTCGAATGGGACGGAGACGCCGGAACCGTGCGCCTCGGCAGCCGTGCCTTTGTCGGAGTCGCCGATGATCGCAGCGCAACGGGAACGGAACTCTGGCTGACGCGACCCGGCGCACCGCCGATCCGGTTCGGCTTTGTCGATCCGCCGCGGTGCGACGCCGCCGCCGTTGTCTCCGCCCTCGCGGCCAAAGGCTCTTCGCTGGCGATCCTCTCCGGCGACCGCGAAGCGGCGGCATCGGCCGTTGCCGTCGCGGTCGGGATCGCAGACTGGCGGGCCTCCTGCCTGCCGGCGGACAAGTGCCGACGACTAGGCGAACTGGCAGCGGCCGGCAGGCGGGTGGCCATGGTCGGCGATGGCCTGAACGATGCTCCGGCGCTGGCCGCGGCGCACGTCTCCCTGTCGCCGTCGACGGCGGTCGATCTCGCCCGCACCGCCGCCGATGTGATCTTCCAGGGCGCGCGTCTGGCGCCGGTCCTGGAGTGCCTGGAGGTTGCGCGCCGCGCCTACCGGCTGGTGCGCCAGAACTTCGCCCTCGCGTTGCTCTACAACGTCGTGACGGTCCCGCTGGCGGTGGCGGGGCTGGTTACGCCGCTGGTGGCGGCGATCGCCATGTCCGCATCGTCGCTGGCAGTGATCGCCAATGCCCTGAGGCTCAACCGAACCAACTTCTGA
- a CDS encoding FixH family protein: protein MASRRESSGNARQRQSPGNARQRQFSGNARQRQSPGNARQRAAGWWYPWIFVAGMLVVIAVNSVLVYFALQSWTGISTEDAYRKGLAYNHALAAARAQDERGWSAEVAFDGKDGDGDGRTGRLSVAFTDRNGDPLEDLRVTAELLRPTHEGHDQLVALTQQGSGVYAEEVILPLPGQWDARIEARRRDDAFVARYRFNVP from the coding sequence ATGGCGTCTCGGCGCGAGTCTTCCGGTAATGCGCGTCAGCGCCAGTCCCCCGGTAATGCGCGTCAACGCCAGTTCTCTGGCAATGCGCGTCAACGCCAGTCCCCTGGCAATGCGCGTCAACGCGCGGCGGGCTGGTGGTATCCTTGGATCTTCGTCGCCGGCATGCTGGTGGTGATCGCGGTCAACAGCGTGCTGGTGTATTTCGCGCTGCAAAGCTGGACCGGCATCAGCACCGAGGATGCCTACCGCAAGGGGCTGGCCTACAACCACGCGCTGGCGGCGGCGCGCGCTCAAGACGAGCGTGGCTGGAGCGCGGAAGTCGCCTTCGACGGCAAGGACGGCGATGGAGATGGGCGTACCGGCCGGCTTTCGGTGGCGTTCACCGACCGCAATGGCGATCCGCTGGAGGATCTGCGGGTAACCGCTGAGCTGCTGCGGCCGACCCACGAGGGTCATGATCAGCTCGTGGCGTTGACGCAGCAGGGCAGCGGCGTCTATGCCGAGGAGGTCATCCTGCCGCTGCCCGGTCAGTGGGACGCACGGATCGAAGCCCGTCGCCGGGACGACGCCTTTGTCGCCAGATACCGCTTCAACGTTCCCTGA
- a CDS encoding DUF2232 domain-containing protein: MSTAALSGSLAGAALAYFTPLPLLMTGLGLGLASVVMAGVAGVIIVGVFGGAVAALLYGGMHAVPAWLVVRHVLLQQPAAVQGAGERLGAILGLLAALAGAAVALTLLFGAGSDGAEATVLGFLNETLTVAMPHLGEDDRTTLVATIVPFFVGGCGATWEIMIVVNAALAQSLLSSRGRNLRPSPRWSAIQLPEWVAWPLVAAAVVALVAPGDLQFVARNLVLVFAVPYFILGLAVVHTLARRTAAKGMFLAAFYIMLALFFLGAAVAVAGLGVIEHWFGVRRRLKGNNIDQETT; encoded by the coding sequence ATGTCCACTGCAGCGCTTTCAGGATCCCTTGCGGGCGCTGCGCTGGCATATTTTACCCCGCTGCCGCTGCTCATGACGGGCCTCGGGCTCGGTCTGGCGTCGGTGGTCATGGCAGGGGTTGCCGGCGTCATCATCGTCGGTGTCTTCGGCGGCGCCGTGGCAGCCCTGCTGTACGGCGGCATGCACGCCGTGCCGGCGTGGCTGGTGGTGCGGCACGTTCTGCTGCAGCAACCCGCGGCCGTGCAAGGGGCCGGAGAGCGTCTCGGCGCCATCCTCGGGCTTCTGGCGGCGCTGGCCGGTGCGGCGGTCGCCTTGACGCTCCTGTTCGGCGCGGGCAGCGATGGCGCCGAAGCGACGGTGCTGGGGTTCTTGAACGAGACCCTGACGGTCGCCATGCCGCATCTGGGCGAGGACGATCGCACCACCCTGGTCGCCACCATAGTCCCGTTTTTCGTCGGTGGCTGCGGCGCGACGTGGGAGATCATGATCGTCGTAAACGCAGCGCTGGCCCAGTCATTGCTGTCGTCGCGCGGGCGCAACCTGCGGCCGTCGCCCCGTTGGTCTGCGATCCAGCTCCCGGAGTGGGTCGCGTGGCCGCTTGTCGCGGCGGCAGTTGTCGCCCTTGTCGCTCCCGGCGATCTGCAGTTTGTGGCGAGAAACCTTGTGTTGGTGTTCGCGGTGCCGTACTTCATCCTCGGCCTCGCCGTCGTCCATACCCTCGCGCGCCGCACTGCGGCCAAGGGGATGTTCCTCGCCGCCTTCTATATAATGCTGGCACTGTTTTTCCTCGGCGCGGCGGTGGCGGTCGCCGGGCTCGGGGTGATCGAACACTGGTTCGGCGTGCGACGCCGGCTCAAAGGAAACAACATCGACCAGGAGACGACGTGA
- the rplI gene encoding 50S ribosomal protein L9 yields the protein MQVILMERIAKLGNMGSEVNVRPGYARNYLLPQKKAVRATKQNRMQFEAQRAQLETVNQERRSEAEARAGEMAGLAVVLVRQAGESGQLYGSVTARDVAEAVTEKGFIVRRQQVELSTPIKSLGVHSVAVALHPEVTEIVTVNVARSLDEAEIQLRSGRAVLGFDAEEEAEAYEEDRGGETFDSDLEAALEGSRSDEA from the coding sequence ATGCAGGTCATTCTCATGGAGCGGATCGCCAAGCTCGGCAACATGGGCTCGGAGGTCAACGTCCGCCCCGGCTATGCGCGAAACTATCTGCTGCCGCAAAAGAAGGCGGTGCGCGCCACCAAGCAGAACCGTATGCAGTTCGAAGCCCAGCGCGCGCAACTGGAGACCGTCAACCAGGAGCGGCGGTCGGAGGCCGAAGCGCGCGCCGGGGAGATGGCGGGTCTGGCGGTGGTTCTGGTCCGCCAGGCCGGAGAGAGCGGCCAGCTCTACGGCTCGGTGACGGCACGCGACGTCGCGGAGGCGGTCACCGAAAAGGGATTCATCGTCCGCCGCCAACAGGTGGAGCTGTCCACCCCGATCAAGAGCCTCGGCGTCCATTCCGTAGCGGTGGCCCTCCATCCCGAAGTTACCGAGATTGTTACGGTCAACGTGGCGCGGTCGCTTGATGAGGCGGAAATCCAGTTGCGCAGCGGGCGGGCGGTGCTCGGCTTCGACGCCGAAGAGGAGGCCGAGGCGTACGAGGAAGATCGCGGAGGCGAAACCTTCGACTCGGACCTCGAAGCGGCTCTCGAAGGTTCCCGCAGCGACGAGGCGTAA
- a CDS encoding YqgE/AlgH family protein has product MTGRATGSSFVGQCLVAMPAMPDPRFAKAVIYICAHNDDGAMGLVVNRPFEALTFPALLEQLRIETKVAPADVSIHFGGPVETGRGFVLHSRDYIHEGTLVVADRVALTATVDILKRIADGSGPRQHLLALGYAGWAPGQLDSEILANGWLTVEGDDELLFDPDLDTKWQRAMAKLGIDPLLLSDSAGHA; this is encoded by the coding sequence ATGACCGGACGCGCGACCGGAAGTTCGTTCGTCGGGCAATGCCTGGTCGCAATGCCGGCAATGCCTGATCCCCGATTCGCCAAAGCGGTGATTTACATATGCGCTCATAATGACGACGGCGCCATGGGGCTGGTGGTCAACAGGCCGTTCGAAGCGCTGACTTTTCCGGCGTTGCTGGAACAGCTTAGGATCGAAACCAAGGTTGCGCCCGCCGACGTGAGTATTCATTTCGGCGGACCGGTGGAAACGGGGCGCGGCTTCGTGCTGCATTCCCGCGACTACATCCATGAAGGCACTCTGGTCGTCGCCGACAGGGTGGCGCTGACCGCCACAGTCGACATCCTGAAGCGCATCGCCGACGGCTCCGGCCCGCGCCAGCATCTTCTGGCGCTCGGCTACGCCGGCTGGGCTCCGGGTCAGCTCGATTCGGAGATCTTGGCCAACGGCTGGCTCACGGTCGAGGGCGACGACGAGCTGTTGTTCGACCCGGACCTGGACACCAAATGGCAGCGCGCCATGGCCAAGCTCGGCATCGACCCCCTCCTGCTGAGCGACAGCGCCGGCCACGCATAG
- a CDS encoding threonine synthase, with protein sequence MYYGSTRGEAPTLSFDDVVLAGLARDGGLYVPATWPPLAGAALTALRDATYAEVAARVMAPFAAPCLDEAALHDIAADAYASFDHPDVAPLIPLGDNLFLLELFHGPTLAFKDYALQILGRLFERILAQRSERITIIGATSGDTGSAAIEACRDRDRIEIFILHPRGRTSEVQRRQMTTVAAGNVHNVAVEGTFDDCQALVKALFADAAFRDRMGLAAINSINWARIAAQVVYYARAALALGAPEREVDFAVPTGNFGNVFAGYVAKRIGVPIRRLIVGSNSNDILTRFFHSGRMEVTAVHPTLSPSMDIQVSSNFERLLFDLYDRDAAAVRSLMAGLRDTGKFTIDADRLEVARALFPAARFDDRETTATIRAVYRNRNIILDPHSAIGVAAARRCMEDASVPTIALATAHPAKFSDAVERAIGSRPPLPPALADLMDREEHYAILPAETDAIRDHIVRAHSEREVPA encoded by the coding sequence TTGTATTACGGCAGCACGCGGGGCGAAGCGCCCACTCTCTCGTTCGACGATGTGGTTCTAGCCGGGCTGGCTCGTGACGGTGGCCTTTACGTCCCGGCGACGTGGCCGCCGCTCGCCGGCGCCGCGCTGACGGCGCTTCGGGATGCGACCTATGCGGAGGTGGCGGCGCGGGTGATGGCCCCGTTCGCGGCGCCATGCCTGGACGAGGCCGCACTCCACGACATCGCCGCCGACGCCTACGCAAGCTTCGATCACCCCGACGTCGCGCCGCTGATCCCGCTCGGCGACAACCTGTTCCTGCTCGAACTGTTCCACGGCCCGACCTTGGCGTTCAAGGACTACGCCCTGCAGATCCTGGGGCGGCTGTTCGAGCGCATTCTCGCCCAACGCTCGGAGCGGATCACCATCATCGGCGCCACCTCCGGCGACACCGGCTCGGCGGCCATCGAGGCGTGTCGCGATCGGGACCGCATCGAGATTTTCATCCTGCACCCCCGAGGACGTACGTCAGAGGTGCAGCGCCGGCAGATGACGACGGTCGCCGCCGGCAACGTCCACAACGTCGCCGTCGAGGGCACCTTCGACGATTGCCAAGCCCTGGTGAAGGCGCTGTTTGCCGACGCCGCCTTCCGCGACCGCATGGGGCTCGCCGCGATCAATTCGATCAACTGGGCGCGCATCGCAGCCCAGGTCGTCTACTACGCGCGCGCCGCGCTCGCTCTTGGCGCTCCGGAGCGCGAAGTCGATTTCGCGGTGCCCACCGGCAACTTCGGCAACGTGTTCGCGGGGTATGTCGCGAAGCGCATCGGCGTGCCGATCCGCCGGCTGATCGTCGGCTCCAACAGCAACGACATCCTGACCCGCTTTTTCCACAGCGGCAGGATGGAGGTGACGGCGGTGCACCCTACCTTGAGCCCGAGCATGGACATTCAGGTGTCGAGCAACTTCGAACGGCTGCTGTTCGACCTGTACGATCGCGACGCGGCCGCGGTCCGCTCCCTGATGGCCGGCCTCCGCGACACCGGCAAGTTCACCATCGACGCCGACCGGCTTGAGGTCGCGCGCGCCTTGTTTCCGGCCGCCCGCTTCGACGATCGCGAAACCACGGCAACTATCCGCGCGGTCTACCGCAACCGAAACATCATTCTGGACCCGCACTCGGCCATCGGCGTCGCCGCCGCCCGCCGATGCATGGAGGACGCGTCCGTGCCGACGATCGCTCTTGCCACCGCCCACCCCGCCAAGTTTTCCGATGCCGTCGAACGGGCCATCGGTTCCCGCCCGCCATTGCCGCCGGCTCTCGCGGATCTGATGGACAGGGAAGAGCACTATGCCATCCTTCCCGCCGAGACCGACGCCATCCGCGACCACATCGTACGCGCGCATTCCGAGCGGGAGGTGCCGGCATGA
- the rpsF gene encoding 30S ribosomal protein S6 has protein sequence MAHYESIFIARQEISASQVDSLADTFAKIVEDQGGSVVKREYWGLRSLAFRIKKNRKGHYVMFGIDGPPTFVQELERQMRINENVLRYLTIRVDEAEAGPSAMMQSRSSGRGDDRGGRREVRGRFDEQRGEDSRGGEGRGGEGRSGEGRSGEGRGGDFRGRNDQSRFDRPEGRREDGQHARGPQTARASETDSEGDAS, from the coding sequence GTGGCACACTACGAAAGCATTTTTATCGCGCGGCAGGAAATATCCGCGTCACAGGTCGACTCGCTTGCGGATACCTTCGCCAAGATCGTCGAGGATCAAGGTGGAAGCGTCGTCAAGCGGGAGTATTGGGGGCTCCGAAGCCTCGCCTTCCGCATCAAGAAGAACCGCAAGGGCCACTACGTGATGTTCGGCATCGACGGTCCGCCGACGTTCGTTCAGGAACTGGAGCGGCAGATGCGCATCAACGAGAACGTGCTGCGCTATCTCACCATCCGCGTCGACGAAGCGGAGGCGGGTCCGTCGGCCATGATGCAGTCCCGCTCCTCCGGCCGCGGCGATGACCGCGGCGGCCGCCGCGAAGTACGCGGACGCTTCGACGAACAGCGCGGTGAGGATTCTCGGGGTGGCGAGGGGCGCGGTGGCGAGGGGCGCAGTGGTGAGGGGCGCAGTGGTGAGGGGCGGGGCGGGGACTTCCGAGGTCGTAACGACCAGAGCCGCTTCGACCGGCCCGAGGGAAGACGGGAGGATGGTCAGCACGCCCGTGGCCCCCAGACCGCCCGCGCCTCCGAGACCGACAGCGAAGGAGACGCATCATGA
- the ccoS gene encoding cbb3-type cytochrome oxidase assembly protein CcoS → MDILLFLIPAALFLGLVGLGAFLWALKSGQFDDLDGAAHRILFDDDDPPAAEEERTARRPPSPD, encoded by the coding sequence GTGGATATCCTCCTGTTCCTGATTCCGGCGGCGCTGTTTCTGGGCCTGGTCGGGCTCGGCGCATTCTTGTGGGCGCTCAAGTCCGGCCAGTTCGATGATCTCGACGGCGCCGCCCACCGCATTCTGTTCGATGACGACGACCCGCCGGCAGCCGAGGAGGAACGCACCGCGCGGCGCCCGCCTTCGCCCGATTGA